In one window of Natator depressus isolate rNatDep1 chromosome 12, rNatDep2.hap1, whole genome shotgun sequence DNA:
- the ATMIN gene encoding ATM interactor, translating into MAAPGAAATERARRGEGPGWPRASASVAERPVPRELVRPSVTELSRAVRTNILCTVPGCGKVLPNSPALSMHLSKAHRVQDGKINASIRKGLKTTQKFYCCPIEGCPRGPNRPFSQFSLVKQHFMKMHAEKKHKCDKCSNSYGTEWDLKRHIEDCGKTFQCTCGCPYASRTALLSHVYRTGHEIPAEHRDPPSKKRKMCTVVSNQHLAEKASEAFINARISSTCTQELESSEMKLMASFEGSCSSNISKQTLSQPKCTPKMLLPKPKVALVKLPVMQLAHLPIFVSATDSSVKPVVVAVDNQGSVMSTVHLLPQSIGILIPALEAEALVFKNTVPISKTANSGDVEPISNSVQVNLSKVTSNNTVQELGSICHKNKISSINVQTDLSYISQNFVPSAAWTPDSSVSSCSQTDLTFSSQVSLPVSVQTQTLLPSSKLTSSIAAQTDAFAQACFQSSGVSRETQTNRTQNSTEGRVQMDQAVMCNDIFDSVHSVYNVSTQIGLPENNLMAANMDQGLLQRSNCKTLSQDTIKTESIINFNTQTTILPQQNMMDNQTQTMDLLNDLENIFSGNMPGQTLDNRGLLSDASSGADTHLPSGPTQSTGIDFDIEEFFSASNIQTQTEESELGNLNSEPVLESLDIETQTDLFFSDSATQSYSCRGNSNFLGLEMFDTQTQTDLNSFLDSSTHLPLGSILKQSSFSMSTDSSDTETQTEIPSAAKHIASQNIENKVQLNSAETQTMDSCFETLGSLFLTSNETQTAMDDFLLADLAWNTMESQFSSVETQTCAELCSLVCQKFGTSH; encoded by the exons ATGGCGGCGCCAGGTGCTGCGGCGACAGAGCGCGCACGGCGCGGAGAGGGGCCGGGGTGGCCCCGGGCTTCGGCCTCTGTCGCGGAGCGCCCTGTGCCCCGGGAGCTCGTGCGGCCGTCGGTGACGGAGCTGTCCCGGGCCGTGCGGACCAACATTCTGTGCACGGTGCCCGGCTGCGGCAAGGTCCTGCCCAACAGCCCGGCCCTGAGCATGCACCTGAGCAAGGCCCACCGGGTCCAG GATGGAAAAATAAATGCATCAATAAGAAAGGGTTTGAAAACTACACAGAAATTCTACTGCTGTCCTATTGAAGGCTGCCCTAGAGGACCAAACAGACCATTTTCCCAATTTTCACTTGTAAAAcag CACTTTATGAAAATGCATGCTGAAAAGAAGCACAAATGTGATAAATGCAGCAACTCGTATGGCACGGAATGGGACTTGAAACGACATATAGAAGACTGTGGCAAGACTTTCCAGTGTACTTGTGGGTGCCCTTATGCCAGCAGAACAGCATTACTGTCTCATGTTTACAGAACTGGCCATGAGATCCCTGCAGAGCACAG GGATCCACCtagtaagaaaaggaaaatgtgcaCTGTGGTTTCCAATCAGCACTTGGCAGAGAAAGCGAGTGAAGCATTCATCAATGCACGCATCAGTAGTACTTGCACTCAGGAATTGGAATCATCTGAGATGAAGCTAATGGCCTCCTTTGAAGGCTCCTGCAGTTCTAATATCAGTAAGCAAACGCTCTCACAGCCAAAGTGTACACCGAAAATGCTTTTGCCAAAGCCCAAAGTAGCTTTGGTTAAACTTCCAGTAATGCAGTTGGCTCACTTGCCTATTTTTGTATCAGCAACAGATTCCTCTGTCAAACCTGTTGTGGTGGCTGTTGATAATCAAGGCTCTGTTATGAGTACTGTTCACTTATTACCTCAGTCTATAGGAATTCTGATACCAGCATTAGAGGCTGAAGCACTTGTATTTAAAAACACTGTGCCTATTTCAAAAACGGCAAATTCTGGTGACGTTGAACCGATTAGCAACAGTGTCCAAGTCAATTTGAGTAAGGTAACATCAAATAATACAGTACAAGAGCTGGGGAGCATTTGTCACAAGAATAAAATCTCTTCAATAAATGTACAAACTGACTTATCTTACATTTCACAGAACTTTGTGCCATCTGCAGCCTGGACTCCTGATTCTTCTGTATCCTCTTGCTCTCAGACAGACCTGACATTCAGTTCACAGGTTTCGCTACCGGTTAGCGTTCAGACTCAGACACTGTTGCCCAGTTCTAAACTGACTTCATCCATAGCTGCCCAGACTGATGCTTTTGCTCAGGCTtgtttccagtcatctggtgttTCTAGAGAGACCCAAACCAATAGAACACAGAACTCTACTGAAGGGAGAGTACAAATGGACCAGGCTGTAATGTGCAATGACATTTTTGACAGTGTTCATTCGGTTTACAATGTTTCAACCCAGATTGGGCTTCCAGAAAACAATTTAATGGCTGCAAACATGGATCAAGGATTGCTGCAAAGAAGTAACTGCAAGACCCTGAGTCAGGATACAATAAAAACTGAATCCATTATCAACTTCAATACACAGACTACTATACTCCCACAGCAAAATATGATGGATAATCAAACCCAGACAATGGACTtactaaatgatctggaaaacatCTTTTCAGGTAACATGCCTGGCCAGACATTGGATAATCGTGGTCTTTTGTCTGACGCTAGCTCTGGTGCTGATACACATCTGCCATCTGGCCCTACACAGAGCACGGGAATAGACTTTGACATTGAAGAGTTCTTTTCAGCTTCCAATATTCAAACCCAAACTGAGGAGAGTGAACTTGGTAACCTGAACTCTGAGCCGGTCTTGGAATCTCTGGACATTGAAACACAGACTGACTTATTTTTTTCGGACAGTGCCACTCAATCCTATAGCTGCAGAGGAAATTCTAACTTTTTAGGTTTGGAAATGTTTGATACCCAGACACAGACAGACTTAAATTCCTTCTTAGACAGTAGCACCCATTTGCCTTTGGGAAGTATTTTGAAGCAGTCCAGCTTCTCCATGAGCACTGACTCATCTGATACTGAAACCCAGACAGAAATACCCTCTGCTGCTAAACATATAGCTAGtcaaaatatagaaaataaagtCCAGCTGAATAGTGCTGAAACACAGACTATGGATAGCTGCTTTGAgacccttggaagcctattccttACCAGCAATGAGACACAGACAGCTATGGATGACTTTCTTCTGGCTGACTTGGCCTGGAATACAATGGAGTCACAGTTCAGTTCAGTAGAAACACAGACCTGTGCAGAATTGTGTTCCTTGGTTTGTCAGAAGTTTGGAACAAGCCACTGA